The genomic window ACGCCCAGCCTCTCGGAGGCCATGTGCGTGCATCCGCTGGTCAAAAAGGTGACCTTCACCGGGAGTACGCGAGTGGGCAAGATCGTGGCCGGCTTGTGCGCGCGAAACTTGAAGAAATGCACGCTCGAGCTCGGAGGTAACTGTCCCTTCGTTGTATTTGACGATGCCGACCTCGAGCAAGCCCTCGATCAGCTCATGACGTTGAAATGGAGGAACGCTGGCCAAGCTTGCGTATCTGCGAATCGTGTCTACGTCCAGGCGGGCGTCTATGACAAGTTTGCAGCCATGTTTGTCGAGAAGACGAGCAAGCTTAATATCGGCCACGGTGCAGCCCCTAACACGACGTTCGGCGCAGTAACAACAGCCGTCGGGCTGGAAAAGGCGGAGGCACAGGTTCAAGACGCAGTTTCACGCGGCGCAAAGCTGGCTCTTGGATCTGGAAAGCCATTCGCTCCTGTTGGACAAGGAAGCAGCGGCTACTTCATGGAGCCAGTTGTGCTGACCAACATGGACTCCTCCATGAAGATGAGCTGCGAGGAGACATTCGGCCCTGTCTGCGGACTCTTCAAGTTTGATACGGAGGACGAAGCGATCAAGCTGGCCAACGACACTAGCATGGGACTAGCAAGTTATGCCTTTACCAAGAACGCCGATCGTCTGTGGAGGATGTTTGAGAAGCTCGAAGCAGGCATGATCGGGCTGGTAAGTTGTCTATCCATCAGGTTACTTGAAGTGAGGCTCATTTTCTCTAGAACACTGGGAATGGTTCTGCGGCCGAGAGTCCGTTTGGTGGAATCAAGGAGAGTGGCTATGGCAAGGAGAGCGGCAAGGATGTGGCTGTTGCTGAGTATCTGATTCAAAAGACTGGGACTTGGACTATCAACTAGAATATTATATGAAAATTATCGTTGGATATCGATATGTTGGTTGATATAGTCGTTCACATGTTGCACCTCTCTGGCTTACACTAAACGAGACCTCGAAGGCCTAACAGTGGATGACTGTGATACTGGCCATATTCCAACGTGATTTTTATCTCACTTGACCTTTACCGATAGATTCAGGCTCGTATAGGAGTGCAAATAGCTTGAACCATCCGTAGTGATGTGAAGATCAAGTGTAATGTGGGCTATTGACGACAGGTAAACTTCAAAGGCTCAGCTGGAGAATCACAAGCCCCATTCCCTTGCCCACATGTTCACGCCGAAGGATAGTT from Fusarium falciforme chromosome 2, complete sequence includes these protein-coding regions:
- a CDS encoding Aldedh domain-containing protein, which produces MSTVKGDNLPFRLADPTLCHQDSYVHGQWVSAASSKRFDVLDPGSGKVWATCPDNGPQDVDAAITSSHKAFQEYSVLNPRKRAQLLLAWHGLISNARDDLAKLLTYETGKPFSEAHVEIEYSLGFTWWFAGEAERIQGSINIPSAPNRRVLVIKQPIGVSVALVPWNFPVAMILRKAGAALAAGCTMVVKPSPETPLTCLALADLATRAGFPNGVFNVLTTSLENTPSLSEAMCVHPLVKKVTFTGSTRVGKIVAGLCARNLKKCTLELGGNCPFVVFDDADLEQALDQLMTLKWRNAGQACVSANRVYVQAGVYDKFAAMFVEKTSKLNIGHGAAPNTTFGAVTTAVGLEKAEAQVQDAVSRGAKLALGSGKPFAPVGQGSSGYFMEPVVLTNMDSSMKMSCEETFGPVCGLFKFDTEDEAIKLANDTSMGLASYAFTKNADRLWRMFEKLEAGMIGLNTGNGSAAESPFGGIKESGYGKESGKDVAVAEYLIQKTGTWTIN